A portion of the Gorilla gorilla gorilla isolate KB3781 chromosome X, NHGRI_mGorGor1-v2.1_pri, whole genome shotgun sequence genome contains these proteins:
- the CCDC160 gene encoding coiled-coil domain-containing protein 160 isoform X2, which translates to MVIVFEEERFGLFRRHPRFQILEEVPGEMDARRKHWKENMFTPFFSAQDALEETSEPESSSEQTTADSSKGMEEIYNLSSRKFQEESKFKRKKYIFQLNEIEQEQNLRENKINISKNETDTNSASYESSNVDVTTEESFNSTEDNSTCSTDNLPALLRQDIRKKFMERMSPKLCLNLLNEELEELNMKYRKIEEEFENAEKELLHYKKEIFTKPLNFQETETDVSKSDYELQALRNDLSEKATNVKNLSEQLQQAKEVIHKLNLENRDLKEAVRKLKHQTEVGNVLLKEEMKSYYELEMAKIRGELSAIKNELRTEKTLQARNNRALELLRKYYASSMVTSSSILDHFTGDFF; encoded by the exons ATGGTGATTGTCTTTGAGGAAGAGAGGTTCGGGCTCTTCAGACGGCATCCACGCTTCCAG atattGGAAGAGGTGCCTGGAGAAATGgatgctagaagaaaacactggaagGAGAATATGTTTACTCCTTTTTTTAGTGCACAAGATGCTCTAGAAGAGACTTCTGAGCCTGAATCTTCTTCTGAACAAACGACTGCAGATAGCAGCAAGGGAATGGAAGAAATTTATAATTTGTCCAGTAGAAAGTTTCAAGAAGAAAGtaaatttaagaggaaaaaatatattttccaactaaatgaaatagaacaaGAACAAAATTTAAGAGAGAACAAGATAAACATTTCAAAGAATGAAACAGACACAAATTCTGCATCCTATGAATCATCTAATGTGGATGTTACAACAGAAGAAAGCTTTAACAGCACAGAAGATAACTCTACCTGCAGTACAGATAACTTACCAGCTCTACTAAGACAAGACATAAGAAAGAAATTTATGGAAAGAATGTCTCCAAAACTTTGCCTGAATCTTTTGAATGAAGAACTGGAAGAACTTAAtatgaaatacagaaaaatagaagaggaatttGAAAATGCTGAAAAAGAACTTTTGcactacaaaaaagaaatattcacaaAACCCCTAAATTTTCAAGAAACAGAGACGGATGTTTCAAAAAGTGACTATGAACTTCAAGCTTTAAGAAATGACCTGTCTGAAAAAGCAACAAATGTAAAAAACTTAAGTGAACAGCTCCAGCAAGCCAAAGAAGTCATCCACAAATTGAACCTAGAGAACAGAGATTTAAAAGAAGCTGTTAGGAAGTTAAAGCATCAAACCGAGGTTGGAAATGTGCtcctaaaagaagaaatgaaatcgTATTATGAATTAGAAATGGCAAAGATCCGCGGAGAGCTCAGTGCCATCAAGAATGAACTGAGAACTGAGAAGACCCTACAAGCAAGAAATAACAGAGCCTTGGAGTTGCTTAGAAAATACTATGCTTCTTCAATGGTAACATCATCAAGTATCCTTGACCACTTTactggggattttttttaa
- the CCDC160 gene encoding coiled-coil domain-containing protein 160 isoform X1 → MEGGGIFFFPVQTGEEGQGYPVDRRSWTPGSILEEVPGEMDARRKHWKENMFTPFFSAQDALEETSEPESSSEQTTADSSKGMEEIYNLSSRKFQEESKFKRKKYIFQLNEIEQEQNLRENKINISKNETDTNSASYESSNVDVTTEESFNSTEDNSTCSTDNLPALLRQDIRKKFMERMSPKLCLNLLNEELEELNMKYRKIEEEFENAEKELLHYKKEIFTKPLNFQETETDVSKSDYELQALRNDLSEKATNVKNLSEQLQQAKEVIHKLNLENRDLKEAVRKLKHQTEVGNVLLKEEMKSYYELEMAKIRGELSAIKNELRTEKTLQARNNRALELLRKYYASSMVTSSSILDHFTGDFF, encoded by the exons ATGGAGGGAGgcggaattttcttttttccagttcAAACTGGAGAAGAAGGGCAAGGATATCCAGTAGACAGAAGATCTTGGACCCCAGGAAGT atattGGAAGAGGTGCCTGGAGAAATGgatgctagaagaaaacactggaagGAGAATATGTTTACTCCTTTTTTTAGTGCACAAGATGCTCTAGAAGAGACTTCTGAGCCTGAATCTTCTTCTGAACAAACGACTGCAGATAGCAGCAAGGGAATGGAAGAAATTTATAATTTGTCCAGTAGAAAGTTTCAAGAAGAAAGtaaatttaagaggaaaaaatatattttccaactaaatgaaatagaacaaGAACAAAATTTAAGAGAGAACAAGATAAACATTTCAAAGAATGAAACAGACACAAATTCTGCATCCTATGAATCATCTAATGTGGATGTTACAACAGAAGAAAGCTTTAACAGCACAGAAGATAACTCTACCTGCAGTACAGATAACTTACCAGCTCTACTAAGACAAGACATAAGAAAGAAATTTATGGAAAGAATGTCTCCAAAACTTTGCCTGAATCTTTTGAATGAAGAACTGGAAGAACTTAAtatgaaatacagaaaaatagaagaggaatttGAAAATGCTGAAAAAGAACTTTTGcactacaaaaaagaaatattcacaaAACCCCTAAATTTTCAAGAAACAGAGACGGATGTTTCAAAAAGTGACTATGAACTTCAAGCTTTAAGAAATGACCTGTCTGAAAAAGCAACAAATGTAAAAAACTTAAGTGAACAGCTCCAGCAAGCCAAAGAAGTCATCCACAAATTGAACCTAGAGAACAGAGATTTAAAAGAAGCTGTTAGGAAGTTAAAGCATCAAACCGAGGTTGGAAATGTGCtcctaaaagaagaaatgaaatcgTATTATGAATTAGAAATGGCAAAGATCCGCGGAGAGCTCAGTGCCATCAAGAATGAACTGAGAACTGAGAAGACCCTACAAGCAAGAAATAACAGAGCCTTGGAGTTGCTTAGAAAATACTATGCTTCTTCAATGGTAACATCATCAAGTATCCTTGACCACTTTactggggattttttttaa
- the CCDC160 gene encoding coiled-coil domain-containing protein 160 isoform X3: MDARRKHWKENMFTPFFSAQDALEETSEPESSSEQTTADSSKGMEEIYNLSSRKFQEESKFKRKKYIFQLNEIEQEQNLRENKINISKNETDTNSASYESSNVDVTTEESFNSTEDNSTCSTDNLPALLRQDIRKKFMERMSPKLCLNLLNEELEELNMKYRKIEEEFENAEKELLHYKKEIFTKPLNFQETETDVSKSDYELQALRNDLSEKATNVKNLSEQLQQAKEVIHKLNLENRDLKEAVRKLKHQTEVGNVLLKEEMKSYYELEMAKIRGELSAIKNELRTEKTLQARNNRALELLRKYYASSMVTSSSILDHFTGDFF; the protein is encoded by the coding sequence ATGgatgctagaagaaaacactggaagGAGAATATGTTTACTCCTTTTTTTAGTGCACAAGATGCTCTAGAAGAGACTTCTGAGCCTGAATCTTCTTCTGAACAAACGACTGCAGATAGCAGCAAGGGAATGGAAGAAATTTATAATTTGTCCAGTAGAAAGTTTCAAGAAGAAAGtaaatttaagaggaaaaaatatattttccaactaaatgaaatagaacaaGAACAAAATTTAAGAGAGAACAAGATAAACATTTCAAAGAATGAAACAGACACAAATTCTGCATCCTATGAATCATCTAATGTGGATGTTACAACAGAAGAAAGCTTTAACAGCACAGAAGATAACTCTACCTGCAGTACAGATAACTTACCAGCTCTACTAAGACAAGACATAAGAAAGAAATTTATGGAAAGAATGTCTCCAAAACTTTGCCTGAATCTTTTGAATGAAGAACTGGAAGAACTTAAtatgaaatacagaaaaatagaagaggaatttGAAAATGCTGAAAAAGAACTTTTGcactacaaaaaagaaatattcacaaAACCCCTAAATTTTCAAGAAACAGAGACGGATGTTTCAAAAAGTGACTATGAACTTCAAGCTTTAAGAAATGACCTGTCTGAAAAAGCAACAAATGTAAAAAACTTAAGTGAACAGCTCCAGCAAGCCAAAGAAGTCATCCACAAATTGAACCTAGAGAACAGAGATTTAAAAGAAGCTGTTAGGAAGTTAAAGCATCAAACCGAGGTTGGAAATGTGCtcctaaaagaagaaatgaaatcgTATTATGAATTAGAAATGGCAAAGATCCGCGGAGAGCTCAGTGCCATCAAGAATGAACTGAGAACTGAGAAGACCCTACAAGCAAGAAATAACAGAGCCTTGGAGTTGCTTAGAAAATACTATGCTTCTTCAATGGTAACATCATCAAGTATCCTTGACCACTTTactggggattttttttaa